DNA sequence from the Paraburkholderia hospita genome:
CCGTCGAACGGATGTCGGTGCTCGCGGTAACGCGCGAGACGACACAGTCATTCGGTCTGCTCGCGACCATGATGAAGGTGGCGGGTCGTAATTCGCGCCCGCGTTATAACGATCTCTGGATCGCCGCTCAGGCTCACGAACATCGTCTTCCGCTTCTCACGAGCAATCCTGACGACTTTCGCGCGCTCGACGTGATTGAAGTCATCGAAGCGCCGAAGGCGGCTCATTGAACGCAGGCGTCGCGCGGTTCGCTCCGACGACTTCTTTTTAGTGTCTGGCAGTCTACGGCGCGCGCTGCACCCGGAAGCAGTCGAGCGTCCATCTCCATGCTCCACTGTCCAGCATGCAGAATTCCTTGCGCAAGCCGGTGAAGTGATTCGCTCGGTGGTATCGAAGCATGAGCGCGGCGACCACGACCGCGAAAATCAGGCCGCCTGCTGGCTATCCACGACACTACCTGATGTCATTAACGTTATAGAGCGAGCGTTC
Encoded proteins:
- a CDS encoding type II toxin-antitoxin system VapC family toxin, translating into MAEVIVDTCVWIDVSRGILDVDAIYSLAGSELVHVSAISLGELAFGAQLPNDARERAERTALLRAVERMSVLAVTRETTQSFGLLATMMKVAGRNSRPRYNDLWIAAQAHEHRLPLLTSNPDDFRALDVIEVIEAPKAAH